A window of Sagittula sp. P11 genomic DNA:
GCGCGCGTCTCAGTCACAAGATGCGCATGGATGTCAGTGACGAAGCCTTGGCCCGCGCGGCCGCAGACGGGGACCGGGAGGCGTTCGCCCTGCTGGTTGGCCGTGTCTACGACCGCGTCTACGCCTATGCCATCCGCCTGACCGGCAATCGGGCGGATGCAGAGGACCTGGCGCAGGATCTCTGCGCGGCGCTGCCCGCCAAGCTGCAGTCCTTCCGGGGCGAGGCGCGCCTGACCACCTGGCTCTACCGTATCACCGTGAACGCCGCGCGGGACCGCTTTCGCCGCCGGGCCACCTACATGAAGGCGACCGAGGGCTGGGGCGACTGGGAACAGGCGCGGCAGGCCGAGATCGCCGAACAGGCGGAGCGGCGCGACTGGCTGACACGGGCGATGGGCGCCCTGTCGGTCGACCTGCGCGAGACGCTGGCGCTGGTGCTCGACGGCATAAGCCAGGCCGAGACGGCAGAGATCCTCGGCATCCCCGAGGGCACCGTCGCATGGCGCGTCTCGGACGCGAAGAAACGCCTTCGGGCCTTGAAAGAGGCCGAAGCGCGGGAGGTGACGAAATGAACGACGACGCCGACGATCTGAACGACCTGAAGGATCTCTTCGACACCGAGCTGCCGAAGCCCGACCCGGCGCGCCGGGCCGATGCCATCGCGCTGGCGATGAAAAATTACGACCGGACCCAAGAAACCGCGGATGCGGCGCGTCGGACCTCTGAATCACAGCCCAAGGGCATATTCAGAGGAGCCATTCACATGCTGTTTCAGATGAACACCCGCGCCGTTTTGACGGCCACGACCGCGCTCGCCGCCGTGGCGCTTGTCGCGGTCATCCCGGTCGTCACCCGGATGCCCGACCGTCTGACCGGAGGCGGCACCGCCGGCCGGACCGAGGTGGCCGCGCCGGACCCCGCGCCGCAGCCGGAGGTCTTCTCGGCCGATGACGTTCAGGCGCTGGCCCCGGGCGAGGCGGATGCGGGCGACCTTTCAATCGCCGCCGAGGAGGAGATGGCAGAAGCGCCCCTGCCGCCGGTCGCCGTCACCGAAGCGCTGGAGGAATTTTCCGCCGATGCTCCCATGCCGCGGATATCCGGCCGCCCGGCCGGGGACGCCGTTCCGCAGGGGGCGCCCGCGCGGCAGTCCACGACCTCCCGGACGATGGCGCCTGCCGGTGCCGCGCCGCAGCCGGGCGGCACCTTCGGCAATATCGTGTCGGGCCGGGTGAATGGCGGCATCGCCCCCGCCCCTGTCCCGCAGTTCGAGCCGGTCCCGGCCCCGATGCCGGACACGGAGGCGTTCCCCGAGGCCGAGCAGAACCCGATCAAGGTGACGGCAGAGGACCCGGTGTCGACCTTCTCCATCGACGTGGACACCGCGTCGTGGTCGATCATCCGCAATTCGCTGACCCGGGGCATGTTGCCGCCGGAGGACGCGGTGCGGATCGAGGAGATGGTGAACTACTTCTCCTACGACTACCCGGCGCCGGAGGGGGACGCGCCCTTTGCCACCCACATCGGCGTGTCGGACAGCCCGTGGCGCGAGGGCACGCAGCTTGTGCAGATCGGTCTGCAGGGGATGCTGCCGGACGCCCGCCCGCCGATGAACCTCGTGTTCCTGATCGACACCTCCGGGTCGATGCAGGACGCCAACAAGCTGCCGCTCCTGAAGCAGAGCTTCCGCCTGATGCTGGGCCAGCTGGGCGAGGACGACATGGTCTCCATCGTGACCTACGCCGGGTCCGCGGGCCGGGTGCTCGACCCCACGAAGGCCAGCGAACGACAGACCATCCTCGACGCGCTGGACAGGCTGGAGGCCGGGGGCAGCACTGCCGGGCAGGCGGGTCTGCAACAGGCCTATGCCACCGCCACCGGGATGGCCCGCGAGGGCGCGGTCAGCCGGGTGATCCTCGCCACGGACGGTGACTTCAACGTCGGCATCAGCGATCCCGACGCGCTGAAGGACTACATCGAGACGCAGCGCGGGACGGGCACTTACCTGTCGGTGCTGGGCTTCGGGCGCGGCAACCTCGACGACGCGACGATGCAGGCACTGGCGCAGCACGGCAACGGCATGGCCGCCTACATCGACACGCTGTCGGAGGCGCAGAAGGTGCTGGTGGACCAGCTGACCGGCGCACTGGTGCCCATCGCCGACGACGTGAAGATCCAGGTCGAATGGAACCCCGCGCAGGTCGCGGAGTACCGCCTGATCGGCTACGAGACCCGCGCCCTGCGCCGCCAGGACTTCAACAACGACAAGGTCGACGCAGGCGAGATCGGCGCAGGGCATCAGGTCACCGCGCTGTACGAGATCACGCCGGTGGGCTCGGGCGCGCGGATGACCGACCCGCTGCGCTATGCGCCGGAGCAGGTGGCGTCGGATCAGGCGGACACGGAGAGTGCCGAGCTGGGCTTCCTCCGCCTGCGCTACAAGGCGCCGGGCGAAAGCGAGAGCAGGCTGATCGAGACGCCGGTGCGGTCGGACGCCGGGGCGCTGCCGCAGGCCGACTGGGCCGCCGCCATCGCGGGCTTCGGCCAGATCCTGAAAGGCTCCGACCTGATCGGCGACTGGTCGATGGGCGACGCCATCGCGCTGGCCACCGGCGCACGGGGCGCGGATCCCTTCGGCTACCGGCAGGAGGCGATCAACCTGATGCGCCTGGCCGAAAGCCTGCAGCGCTGACCCGCGCACACGTCTGACGGGGACGCCGGGACGGACGCTCGCGCATAGCGCATCGCCCCGCCCGCCGTCCCGCCTGCCGAACTGCAAGAACCCTGCCCCCGGACACCCCCGGAGGCAGGGTTTCACCGCGCCTTAACAAAACCGTCACGGCGCTGTTACGTCCCGGGACCAATGCGGCACCTACGTCATTCTGACAGGAGCCATCACATGACCATCCGTTCGATCTGCCTGACCAGCGCACTGGCGCTGACGGCCGGCGCGGCCTTTGCCGACAGCCACGGCCAGATGAATTTCAACCGCATTGCCGCCTTTGCCACCCCGCTGAACATGGCCGAGGGCGAGGACACGCAACGCGAGACCTCCGCCGAGATCATCGCCGCCTCCGACGACGGCATGACGCTGGTCTACACCGACAGCCCGCTGGGCGTGGTGGGCCGCATCGACATCACCGATCCCAGGGCGCCGAAGCCCATGGGCAACACCGAAGTGGGCGGGGAACCGACCTCCGTCACGGTGATCGGCAACACCGCCTACATCGGCGTGAACACCTCCGAATCCTACACGCAGCCGGGCGGCAAGCTGGTGTCGATGGACCTCGCCACCGGCGAGCTGACCGGCGAATGCGACCTGGGCGGCCAGCCCGATTCCACCGCGCATGACGATGCGGGCACCTTCGTCGTCGCCGCGATCGAGAACGAGCGCGACGAGGATGCAGGCGACGGCCGCGTGCCGCAGATGCCGGCAGGCTGGGTCTCGAAGGTGATGATCGAGAACGGCGCGATGAACTGCGACGTGGTCAGGATCGACGTGACCGGCCTGGCCGGGATCGCGGGCGAGGACCCGGAGCCGGAATTCGTCGACGTGAACGGGCTGGGCGAGATCGTCGTCACCCTGCAGGAAAACAACCACATCGTGGTGATCGGCGCGGACAACGCGGTGATGGCGCACTTCCCCGCCGGTGCCGTGGACCTGACCCGCATCGACACGGAGGACGACCGCGCCTCGCTGGTGTTCGACAGCGAGCAGCCGGGCCGCCTGCGCGAGCCCGACGGCGTGCAATGGCTGGACGACACTCACTTCATGCTGGCGAACGAGGGTGACATGGACGGCGGCTCCCGCTCCATTACCGTCTTCGCCAAGGACGGCACAGAGGTCTTCGAGAGCGGCTCCGACTTCGAGACGCCGATCATCCAGGCCGGGCACTACCCCGACAAGCGGTCCGACGCGAAGGGCGTGGAACCGGAAGGCATGGAATTCGCCACCTTCGGCGGCACGCCCTACGCCTTCGTGCTGGGCGAGCGGTCCTCCACCGTCTCCGTTTACGACACCACCGACCCGGCGAACCCGGTGTTCAGGCAGCTCCTGCCCTCCGGCATCGCGCCCGAAGGCGCCATAGCCATCCCGGAGCGCAACCTCTTCGTCACCGCCAACGAGGCGGACCTGATCGAGGACGGCGGCGTGCGGGCGCACGTGATGATCTACGAATACCAGGATGCCCCGGCCGCCTATCCGCAGATCACCTCCGAAGGAGCGGACGAGCTGATCGGCTGGGGGGCGAACTCCGGCATGGTGGCAGGCGAGGACGGCATGATCTACGCCGTCAACGACAGCTTCTACGGCTACCAGCCGACGATCTTCACCATCGACCCGTCGCAGACCCCGGCGCGCATCACCCGTGCCCTGCCGGTCACCCGCAACGGCATGCCGGCGCAGAAGCTCGACATGGAAGGCATCACGCTGGACGGCGAGGGCGGCTTCTGGGTGGCTTCCGAGGGCCGCACCGACCGAGTCATCCCGCACGCGATCTACCACGTGAACGCCGAGGGCGAGATCGAGGACGAGATCGGCCTGCCCGCGGAGCTCTTGAACAACGAGGTCCGCTTCGGCTTCGAAGGGATCACGAAGATCGGCGACACCCTCTGGATGGCCGTCCAGCGGGAGTGGAAGGACGATCCGGAGAACACCGTGAAGCTGGTGGCCTACAACCTCGAGACCGAGGAATGGGGCGCCGTGCGTTACGAGAAGGCCGCGCCGGAAAAGGGCTGGGTCGGCCTGTCCGAGATCGTGGCCCATGGCGACTGGGTCTACGTCATCGAGCGTGACAACCAGATCGGCGCGGAGGCGGTGACCAAGAAGATCTACCGCATCCCCGCAGCCGAGATGGTCGCAGCGCCGCTGGGCGGCGATCTGCCGGTCGTCTCGAAGGAAGAGGTCGTCGACCTGATCCCGATGCTGCAGGCGCAGGGCGGCTACGTGGTCGACAAGATCGAGGGCCTTGCGATCACCGCCGACGGCACGATCTGGGCTTCCACCGACAACGACGGCGTGGACGACAGCTCGGGCGAGACGTTCTTCTGGAAGGCGGGCACGGCCAACACCGCCGCCAACTGAGCCGCATTTTGCGACAAACCCAAGGCGCCCCGCAGATCCCTGCGGGGCGCTTTCCGTTTGCGCGTCCGTTCCGGGCACGGCCTCTGGCCGGCGATCTACGGTCCGCCTCCCATCGTCATGCGAGTGGTCGCCTGATGGGAGCGAATGGGTGCCTTCGAAGGCCCCGCGCCCGGTGCGACTGGCCTATGGCCCGCAACTGGTTGGACATGGGCAACGCGATCTTCTCTGGTCTCCCGTCATGGTTGACCTACGTCTTTCACAGGTGCGTTTTTTCGCGCCGTCTGAAGACAACCGGGCCTTAAACCTTGTGTGCCAGACTTCGGCAGCATCCACGGGGAGGGTTCGATGCCGGAGGATCCTGAATTGTCTTTCGTTCTGTGCATTGTGGCGGGCGCGCTGGCCGTGGCGGCAGGGGCGTTCGGTGCCCTCAGCCTCGCTCCGTCGGCAAGCGCGCTGCTGGCGGTGTTCGCCACGCTGCGGATCTGCTGGCTGGACGACAACATCGCCAACGACCTGCTCGACCGGGATCAGCTTCCCCCCAGCTACATCAACGCGCAACGCCGCCAGCGGTGGCTGGAGGCGCTTCTGCTGGGCCGCTCCAGGGCAGAGGAAACACCTACCCCCGCGCAGGTCGCCACCCGGATGCGGGCAGAGGTGCAGGTCTGGTCCGCCATCGTCGTCGCGGGCGTGGCGGCGATGCTGGCGCGGACCACGCCCTTCGGGATGCTGGTGTCCTTCGGGCTGGCGCTCTGGGCGTTCCTCTGGGCCTTCCGCTTTGCCGACCGGCTGTCGGCGACGCTGTGGCTGGTGGAAACCGGCCGCGTGCTGCCGAGGGAGGACCTGCTGCGCCGTGTCAGCTGGGCTTACTCCGGCCGGAACGACCGCGACCGCTAACCCTTCATCAGGCGCGGCAGCATCTCTGCCAGCAGGTCCCAGACGATGCGCACCCGCGGGCTTGTCTTAAGCTCCCGGTGCGCCACCAGCCACACGGGGTAGTCGAAGGTGATCTCCGGCAGGACCCGCACCAGCAACGGGTCGCCGCTGCCCAGCGTGACCGGCCCGACGCCGATCCCCAGCCCCTGCCGCGCGGCTTCCCAATGCACCGCGTGAGAGGTGGTGCGCAGGCCAAAGCTCGCCTCCGTCACAGTCACGCCGCGCTGCGTCAGCGCCGCGATGAAGGGGGCGTTTTCCTCGAAACCGATGAACCGCGCCGAGCTCAGGTCCTCCGGTCCGCGCACCGGGCCAAGGCTTGCGGCGTAATCCGCGCTGGCGAAGAACCCGGCGGTGTCGTCCGTCAGGCGCTTGCCGATCAGGTCGGGCTGGTCCGGCGCGGCGTTGCGCACGGCAATGTCCGCCTCGCGCCGCTTCAGGTCGCTCATGCGGTTGGAGGACACGACCTCCACCCGGATGCCGGGGGCGATCTCCGCCAGCCGCTTCAGGACCGGCGGCAGCAGCCACATGGAGTAGAGCTCCGGTGCGGCGATGGCGACCGGGCCGGACACGTCCGTCGCCTGTCCGGTGGCGGCCAGCGACACGGCCACCGCCGCCTCGCCCATGGCGCGCACATGTTCGACCAGCCGCGTGCCCGAGTCCGTCAGCACCAGACCGCGCCCGACCCGTTCGAACAGCACGACGCCCAGCTCTTCCTCCAGCGCCGTGACCTGCCGCCCCAGCGTCGGCTGGGTCATGCCCAATGCCCGCGCCGCCGCCGAAAGTGATCCTTCCTCGGCGGTGACGAGGAACGCCCGCGCGCGGTTCCAGTCGAAAGTGACAGAGCGCCAGTCCATGCAATCCTGTATGGATGACACCCCCAAGGGCGTCAAAAGCAAAAGAGGGGGCACAAGGCCCCCTCCCGGTCGTCGTATCGGTCAGATGTCAGTTGACGGTTTCGGCGTCCACGACATCCTTCTCGACCGCCTTGACCTCCGGCTTCGCGATCTCGATCCGGCGCGGCTTCAGCGCCTCAGGGATCTCGCGCTTCAGGTCGATGTGCAGCATGCCGTTCTCATGGGTGGCGCCGGTGACGCGGACATGGTCGGCAAGGTGGAAGCGGCGCTCGAAGGCGCGGGTTGCGATGCCGCGGTGCAGGTAGGTGCGGCCCTCGTCCTCGTCCGCCTTGCGGGCCGAGACGACCAGCGCGTTTTCCTT
This region includes:
- a CDS encoding RNA polymerase sigma factor, producing the protein MDVSDEALARAAADGDREAFALLVGRVYDRVYAYAIRLTGNRADAEDLAQDLCAALPAKLQSFRGEARLTTWLYRITVNAARDRFRRRATYMKATEGWGDWEQARQAEIAEQAERRDWLTRAMGALSVDLRETLALVLDGISQAETAEILGIPEGTVAWRVSDAKKRLRALKEAEAREVTK
- a CDS encoding VWA domain-containing protein yields the protein MNDDADDLNDLKDLFDTELPKPDPARRADAIALAMKNYDRTQETADAARRTSESQPKGIFRGAIHMLFQMNTRAVLTATTALAAVALVAVIPVVTRMPDRLTGGGTAGRTEVAAPDPAPQPEVFSADDVQALAPGEADAGDLSIAAEEEMAEAPLPPVAVTEALEEFSADAPMPRISGRPAGDAVPQGAPARQSTTSRTMAPAGAAPQPGGTFGNIVSGRVNGGIAPAPVPQFEPVPAPMPDTEAFPEAEQNPIKVTAEDPVSTFSIDVDTASWSIIRNSLTRGMLPPEDAVRIEEMVNYFSYDYPAPEGDAPFATHIGVSDSPWREGTQLVQIGLQGMLPDARPPMNLVFLIDTSGSMQDANKLPLLKQSFRLMLGQLGEDDMVSIVTYAGSAGRVLDPTKASERQTILDALDRLEAGGSTAGQAGLQQAYATATGMAREGAVSRVILATDGDFNVGISDPDALKDYIETQRGTGTYLSVLGFGRGNLDDATMQALAQHGNGMAAYIDTLSEAQKVLVDQLTGALVPIADDVKIQVEWNPAQVAEYRLIGYETRALRRQDFNNDKVDAGEIGAGHQVTALYEITPVGSGARMTDPLRYAPEQVASDQADTESAELGFLRLRYKAPGESESRLIETPVRSDAGALPQADWAAAIAGFGQILKGSDLIGDWSMGDAIALATGARGADPFGYRQEAINLMRLAESLQR
- a CDS encoding esterase-like activity of phytase family protein yields the protein MTIRSICLTSALALTAGAAFADSHGQMNFNRIAAFATPLNMAEGEDTQRETSAEIIAASDDGMTLVYTDSPLGVVGRIDITDPRAPKPMGNTEVGGEPTSVTVIGNTAYIGVNTSESYTQPGGKLVSMDLATGELTGECDLGGQPDSTAHDDAGTFVVAAIENERDEDAGDGRVPQMPAGWVSKVMIENGAMNCDVVRIDVTGLAGIAGEDPEPEFVDVNGLGEIVVTLQENNHIVVIGADNAVMAHFPAGAVDLTRIDTEDDRASLVFDSEQPGRLREPDGVQWLDDTHFMLANEGDMDGGSRSITVFAKDGTEVFESGSDFETPIIQAGHYPDKRSDAKGVEPEGMEFATFGGTPYAFVLGERSSTVSVYDTTDPANPVFRQLLPSGIAPEGAIAIPERNLFVTANEADLIEDGGVRAHVMIYEYQDAPAAYPQITSEGADELIGWGANSGMVAGEDGMIYAVNDSFYGYQPTIFTIDPSQTPARITRALPVTRNGMPAQKLDMEGITLDGEGGFWVASEGRTDRVIPHAIYHVNAEGEIEDEIGLPAELLNNEVRFGFEGITKIGDTLWMAVQREWKDDPENTVKLVAYNLETEEWGAVRYEKAAPEKGWVGLSEIVAHGDWVYVIERDNQIGAEAVTKKIYRIPAAEMVAAPLGGDLPVVSKEEVVDLIPMLQAQGGYVVDKIEGLAITADGTIWASTDNDGVDDSSGETFFWKAGTANTAAN
- a CDS encoding LysR family transcriptional regulator, which gives rise to MDWRSVTFDWNRARAFLVTAEEGSLSAAARALGMTQPTLGRQVTALEEELGVVLFERVGRGLVLTDSGTRLVEHVRAMGEAAVAVSLAATGQATDVSGPVAIAAPELYSMWLLPPVLKRLAEIAPGIRVEVVSSNRMSDLKRREADIAVRNAAPDQPDLIGKRLTDDTAGFFASADYAASLGPVRGPEDLSSARFIGFEENAPFIAALTQRGVTVTEASFGLRTTSHAVHWEAARQGLGIGVGPVTLGSGDPLLVRVLPEITFDYPVWLVAHRELKTSPRVRIVWDLLAEMLPRLMKG
- a CDS encoding Hsp20 family protein, with the translated sequence MRHFDFAPLYRASVGFDQLAEMMDRVLSNDAPQPGYPPYNIEKTADDAYRISIAVAGFADSDLGVEVKENALVVSARKADEDEGRTYLHRGIATRAFERRFHLADHVRVTGATHENGMLHIDLKREIPEALKPRRIEIAKPEVKAVEKDVVDAETVN